Within the Maribacter sp. BPC-D8 genome, the region ATAGATTTGGCATACTCGCTTCGGCAATGGGAGACTGTTTAGATTAAGTATTTTTTCAAAAGTTTAAATCCAGTATTAAGTAATAAGTACAAAGTATTAAGTAAGTATTGTAAGTTAGAAAATAGAGGATAGAAAATAGAATATAGAGAATAGACTTGTTTTTATAGAGCCGTATTTAGCAAAGCTAAATTGTTGATGTTTAAGTATCCAGTATCCAAAATCAACTATATACTAACTCACTATCAAACTATCAAACGAACAAACTATCAACTGAAAACTGAAAACTGAAAACTGAAACTGCCAACTGATACTGAATACTGAACACTAACTCACTATCAAACTAATTCACTAACAAACTATCAACTGAATACTGATACTGCCAACTGTTACTGAATACTGAAAACTAAATCCTAACCCCTAAAACCTAGTTCCTAAATTCTTCCGGTCTATTCTGCCAAATATGTATATACTGCCCTGTCGACATTCTACGCGCCATGTCTTTTGCTCTAGTCGCTAATTCACCTTCGTAGAGCTCTTCGATAGTTTCGAACCAAAGCTGTAGCCATTGTGCGAAATGATCTTGAGAAATGGTATGCTTAAGATTTTTATCGACCTTGACATGTGCCTTAGACGGACTCCCACGAAAAGTACGGACGCCAAAAAGATTCGATTCCCAGAAATCGGTGAGTTTGCTTAAGTGGGTAGGCCATTCTTCGTCTGTAATATGTCCGTTAAAAATGGGACCTAGCATTTCGTTTTGCCTTATTTTATCATAGAAAGTATGTACCAATACCCTAACATCTTCTCTATTGGTAATTTCGCTCATAGTCTTTTTTTAAGAATCAGCAACAACTTTTTCTACCCGTTCAGCTGCATCTTTTTTAGAAAGTGTAAGACGAACAATACTGTCAGATTTTGCTAAAAGGTCGTGCGGAACATTTGCAGCTAAGGTAATGATATCTCCTTGCTTTAGGGTGTGATGAGCGCCTTCCACTCCGAAATCAATTTCACCTTGTACGATATGTACTATAATAGGGAAAGGAGCTTTGTGCTCTTTCATAAGTTGCCCGTTCTTCATTAGAATTCGGATCTCTTTGGAAAACGGAGTTTCTAAAAGAACTTTAATGACAACTTTGTCATCGTTGAAATCTAAATTTTCGGTAAAAGATATCTTTTGCATTGTACTTTTTTTTCAAAAGTAGTAATGAACAGCAACTGGAACTATGACACTTCTCATACCAAGCCGATAACTACATACCGAATTGAAAAATACTGTTGATTTTAAAGCAATGCTCGCAACTTTTTATTTCTGAGTAAAACGCTTACCCACACAAGAACACCGAAAATAACCG harbors:
- a CDS encoding group III truncated hemoglobin, producing MSEITNREDVRVLVHTFYDKIRQNEMLGPIFNGHITDEEWPTHLSKLTDFWESNLFGVRTFRGSPSKAHVKVDKNLKHTISQDHFAQWLQLWFETIEELYEGELATRAKDMARRMSTGQYIHIWQNRPEEFRN
- a CDS encoding cupin domain-containing protein; the encoded protein is MQKISFTENLDFNDDKVVIKVLLETPFSKEIRILMKNGQLMKEHKAPFPIIVHIVQGEIDFGVEGAHHTLKQGDIITLAANVPHDLLAKSDSIVRLTLSKKDAAERVEKVVADS